Below is a window of Photobacterium atrarenae DNA.
AGCGGACGAGTTGAATGTTTTTGACTTGATCAACGGCCATGAAGAGTGGCAGGCAGCCAACGCCTTGACCGGCTGCAGTCAGGGCCCGTAACACATAGGGAGAATCCGCAGTACATTTCGGCATGGCAGGGAGTTCGATGCTGCCATGGTTCCAGGAGAGTTGTTGGGAAGAAAACTGGTGCATGATCAGGGTGTGGTGCTGCTCAAGCTCTGCCGGTGTTTGTGGAATACCATGGGTGTTGAGGTAATCCGGGCTGGCAAAGTAGTCATAGTGAAGGGTGGCGAGCGGGATCGCGATGAAGGATGAGTCCGGCTGGCTACCGATGTCGATCCGAAGATCAAAGCGTCGATCGGCCATTGCCGACAAAGGCTGATTGGTGGAATGAATGACCAGAGAAAGGTCAGGGTATTGCTGGCAAAATTCGCTAATATGATCCGTGCAGAGTTCCAGAATACAGTCCGGCGCGTACAGGGTGAGTTTGCCGGTGTAATCGCCCTGGCGATGTGCAATATCCTTTTCAGTCGCCGCGACGTCATCCAGGATTTGCGTTGCTTTATGATAAAACGCTTCGCCGACTTCAGTCAGGATCAGGCTACGGGTGGTTCGCTCAAGTAGTCGGGTTTTGAGGCTTGCTTCCAGATTGCGGATCCGGCGGCTGACCGTTGATTTGGGCAGTTCGCAGTACTCAGCGGCCTTGGTAAAGCTGCCTTGTTGTACCACCTGTACGAAGAGCGCCATATCATCCAGGTTCATTGTTATTATCCTGTACTATTTCTGATCACTGACTGACTTTGATTAGTATTACAAAATAATATGTGGCAGATACCGCGATAAATCCTGGGTCACGCGGGAGCTGTCTTCACGGATGGAAATACCACCCGCTTGATCGTTGATCAGCCAGCTGCCAATCAGGGTGTAGCTGTCGTTAAATTTGGGGAGCGGGTGGTACGCCTGGTAAATCATCCCTTCATCGCCATACGGGCCGTCAACCCGGAGGGTCTGGCGGCCTTGTTCAACAATACTGATATTGGCGCCTTCACGGGAAAAAATCGGCTTGATGACATAATCGCGTAATTCACTCAGGTTGCGATCATCGGGAAAATACGCTGGCAGCAGGTTCGGGTGGCCTTTGAATTGCTGCCATAACAGCGGGAGCAGGGCTTTGTTGCTGAGGATTGATTTCCACATCGGCTCCAGCCAGTTGACTTTGGCTTCAGGCAGATAATCGGCGTATGCTTCACGGAACATGAACTCCCACGGGTAAAGCTTGAATATCCAGCGAATGGGGCGATCGCGCAGATCGGTAAACTCCTGTTTGCTGTTCAGGCCAATATCTTCCACATGGACAAAGGCGGTCGATAAACCGGCCTCCTTGGCACAGTCTTCCATGTACTGCACGGTACCACGATCTTCCTCGGTATCTTT
It encodes the following:
- a CDS encoding LysR family transcriptional regulator, translated to MNLDDMALFVQVVQQGSFTKAAEYCELPKSTVSRRIRNLEASLKTRLLERTTRSLILTEVGEAFYHKATQILDDVAATEKDIAHRQGDYTGKLTLYAPDCILELCTDHISEFCQQYPDLSLVIHSTNQPLSAMADRRFDLRIDIGSQPDSSFIAIPLATLHYDYFASPDYLNTHGIPQTPAELEQHHTLIMHQFSSQQLSWNHGSIELPAMPKCTADSPYVLRALTAAGQGVGCLPLFMAVDQVKNIQLVRLFDGQYCFPLTIYGVYHSRRFVPGKVRVLIKDIQQFLQQKLSTIEGQLPT
- a CDS encoding glutathionylspermidine synthase family protein: MLRIESRERPHWREQAKAFGFGFHTMYGEPYWDETAYYQFTLAQIERDLEDPTEELHQMCLAVVEQVVADDYWLRKFQIPEPLWQPVLDSWKSREPSLYSRLDFAYDGNGPAKLYENNADTPTSLYETGFWQWLWLEDMVNSGAIRRDADQFNLLQELLMSRFQELARQQPGQTLHFACCKDTEEDRGTVQYMEDCAKEAGLSTAFVHVEDIGLNSKQEFTDLRDRPIRWIFKLYPWEFMFREAYADYLPEAKVNWLEPMWKSILSNKALLPLLWQQFKGHPNLLPAYFPDDRNLSELRDYVIKPIFSREGANISIVEQGRQTLRVDGPYGDEGMIYQAYHPLPKFNDSYTLIGSWLINDQAGGISIREDSSRVTQDLSRYLPHIIL